Proteins encoded together in one Ignavibacteria bacterium window:
- a CDS encoding C1 family peptidase, whose product MKNFRIFLAVLSLSFIFNTLYAQELIDVKINDATGVKNQGMSGTCWCFSVVSILESGMINAGVKSPDLSEMFIVRNIYFDKAKNYILRQGFTRFSEGAFTHDVIPAITKYGMVPEEVYPNSSSGMINHQGFDSKLKKFLDSVIAKTPVSPNWQINFNKMLDEKFGQVPSEFTFDGKTYNPLQYSKEVLKFDPDDYIGLTSFTHHEFYKPFNVEVPDNYSGGLFYNVPINELLEATEYAIMEGFTVGWDADVSNSYFEQDKGWAMVPKDKTDLSGTINPDEKEIDYSQQSRQELFENLTTQDDHLMHLTGVKKTKDGKKFFFVKNSWGPMGPFKGFINVSETYFGINTITIVMPKAGLKPDIRAKLGV is encoded by the coding sequence ATGAAAAATTTCAGAATATTCTTAGCTGTCTTATCTCTTTCCTTCATATTTAACACACTATATGCACAGGAATTAATCGATGTCAAAATAAACGATGCTACAGGAGTAAAGAATCAGGGAATGAGCGGTACATGCTGGTGCTTTTCTGTGGTTTCAATCCTTGAATCGGGTATGATAAATGCAGGTGTCAAATCTCCCGACCTTTCCGAAATGTTTATTGTCAGAAATATTTATTTTGATAAGGCAAAAAATTACATTCTCCGTCAGGGATTTACAAGGTTTTCTGAGGGCGCTTTTACTCATGACGTAATTCCCGCTATTACAAAATATGGAATGGTTCCCGAAGAAGTTTATCCAAACTCATCCTCAGGAATGATTAATCACCAGGGGTTTGACTCAAAACTTAAAAAATTTCTAGACAGCGTAATCGCTAAAACACCTGTTTCACCAAACTGGCAGATTAATTTTAATAAAATGCTTGATGAAAAATTCGGACAGGTTCCGTCAGAATTTACTTTTGACGGCAAAACCTATAATCCCTTGCAGTATTCAAAAGAAGTTTTGAAATTTGACCCTGATGATTACATAGGTCTTACTTCATTCACTCATCATGAATTCTACAAACCGTTTAATGTCGAAGTTCCGGATAATTATTCAGGCGGTTTGTTTTATAATGTCCCTATAAATGAACTTCTTGAAGCAACTGAGTATGCAATTATGGAAGGGTTTACTGTCGGATGGGATGCCGATGTTTCAAACTCTTATTTCGAGCAGGACAAAGGCTGGGCTATGGTTCCAAAAGATAAAACTGATTTATCAGGAACGATTAATCCCGATGAAAAAGAAATTGATTACTCTCAGCAATCACGTCAGGAGCTTTTTGAAAACCTTACCACGCAAGACGACCATTTAATGCATTTAACAGGAGTTAAAAAGACCAAAGACGGCAAGAAATTCTTCTTCGTAAAGAATTCCTGGGGACCGATGGGACCGTTCAAGGGTTTCATTAATGTCTCCGAAACATATTTTGGTATTAATACTATCACAATCGTAATGCCGAAGGCAGGCTTAAAGCCGGATATCAGAGCAAAGCTGGGTGTATAA
- a CDS encoding metallophosphoesterase family protein, producing the protein MLSDIHLGSEVARPTEAMETLEKYRFNRLILLGDIFDDLNFNRLEREHWSFLSYIRKLSNPKNNIEVVWVEGNHDEGLSKITSHFIGIKVYKEYSFRIKDKNILAIHGHQFDRFLNENVVISNIAAFIYEKIQKIGGEKQTIARWIKGKSKGWLRLSKKISIRASEYAANKGFNTVVCGHTHDPMDSYIKAKNIQFYNTGCWTDIPSSYIIISTTGEFTIKYDPA; encoded by the coding sequence ATTTTATCGGATATCCATCTCGGCTCGGAAGTTGCAAGACCAACTGAAGCCATGGAAACTCTTGAAAAATACAGGTTTAATAGATTAATACTCCTGGGCGATATTTTTGATGACCTTAATTTTAATCGTCTGGAAAGAGAACACTGGAGTTTTTTATCGTACATAAGAAAACTATCCAACCCAAAAAATAATATTGAAGTAGTCTGGGTAGAAGGAAATCACGATGAAGGTCTTTCAAAAATCACATCACATTTTATCGGAATAAAAGTTTACAAAGAATATTCGTTTCGAATTAAGGACAAAAACATTCTTGCAATTCACGGTCATCAGTTTGACCGCTTCCTCAATGAAAACGTTGTAATAAGCAATATCGCAGCATTTATTTACGAGAAGATTCAAAAAATAGGGGGCGAGAAGCAAACTATCGCAAGATGGATTAAAGGAAAAAGCAAAGGATGGCTTAGACTCTCAAAGAAAATTTCTATAAGGGCATCAGAGTATGCTGCAAACAAAGGGTTTAACACGGTTGTCTGCGGTCATACTCATGACCCGATGGATTCATACATTAAAGCAAAGAACATTCAGTTCTACAATACAGGCTGCTGGACTGATATTCCCTCATCATACATTATAATTTCAACAACTGGAGAGTTCACAATTAAGTACGACCCGGCATAG
- a CDS encoding T9SS type A sorting domain-containing protein, with amino-acid sequence MKRTLILLALFAVFFSNLTAQTIDSTTLNSASITGVVNLTNNKTYIMKGFNYVRNGGVLVIQKGSLILGDKPTTGTLIIERGGKIIADGTANQPIVFTSRLPIGTRGPGDWGGLIVLGRSRINTSTGLDSAQIEGFPPGTGPWYGGQPVVDTDSSGVLRYVRLEFPGVNLTGISGNEINGLTMGGVGSKTVLENIMVSYCGDDSFEWFGGTVNAKYLVSYRSVDDDFDADNGYRGRVQYGLAVRDTAISDVSASHIFEIDNNNNNPSNFNTPRTRPVFSNITGIGPKITTSSVVSPNFKRAAHIRRNMLACVYNSILTGYSTGVLFDGKGVQQAALGDTIQLRNSIYAGFTKLGDTAASSGSGFNDPTGWLNSGSFSNRVLTNNTDVQLTNMFGFYTVGLPANNVNYWMPLGGSPALSGGNFTNPNLSGFETTTFVGAFGNTNWTAGWANFNPKNYSPAPVGIQQISTEIPTVFRMNQNYPNPFNPSTKINFALPKSSFVSLKVFDVTGREVATLINGNLNVGTYEYDFNASKLNSGIYFYRINAEGFTATKKMMLIK; translated from the coding sequence ATGAAGAGAACTCTTATTTTACTAGCTTTATTTGCTGTTTTTTTCAGTAATTTAACAGCGCAAACAATTGATTCTACAACACTGAATTCTGCCAGCATTACAGGTGTCGTGAATCTAACGAACAACAAGACTTACATAATGAAAGGTTTTAATTATGTGAGAAACGGCGGAGTGCTTGTAATTCAAAAAGGTTCGTTAATCCTTGGAGATAAACCAACCACAGGCACTTTGATAATTGAAAGAGGCGGAAAGATTATTGCTGACGGAACTGCTAATCAGCCGATAGTTTTTACAAGCCGTTTACCTATCGGTACAAGAGGTCCCGGTGACTGGGGAGGTCTTATTGTTCTTGGAAGGTCAAGAATAAATACTTCAACAGGATTAGACTCAGCACAGATAGAAGGATTTCCTCCGGGAACGGGTCCATGGTACGGCGGACAGCCTGTGGTAGATACCGATAGCTCAGGTGTCTTGAGATATGTAAGACTTGAGTTTCCCGGCGTAAACCTGACAGGTATTTCAGGCAACGAAATAAACGGTTTAACGATGGGCGGCGTTGGAAGCAAAACAGTACTTGAAAATATTATGGTTTCTTACTGCGGTGACGATTCGTTTGAATGGTTTGGCGGTACGGTAAACGCTAAATATCTTGTTTCATACAGAAGCGTAGATGATGATTTTGACGCAGATAACGGATACAGAGGAAGAGTCCAATACGGTCTTGCAGTAAGGGATACGGCAATCAGCGACGTGAGTGCGTCACACATTTTTGAAATTGATAACAACAATAACAACCCAAGTAATTTTAATACACCCAGAACAAGACCAGTATTTTCGAATATTACAGGTATCGGACCAAAAATAACCACCTCTTCAGTAGTAAGTCCGAACTTTAAAAGAGCAGCACATATAAGACGAAACATGCTTGCCTGTGTTTACAATTCTATATTGACCGGTTATTCAACAGGCGTACTTTTTGACGGTAAAGGAGTTCAGCAAGCAGCGTTAGGGGATACAATACAGTTAAGGAATAGCATTTATGCAGGTTTCACGAAGCTTGGTGACACTGCGGCTTCAAGCGGTTCAGGATTCAATGATCCGACGGGTTGGTTAAACTCAGGTTCATTTTCAAACAGAGTTCTTACGAACAATACAGATGTGCAATTAACAAACATGTTCGGATTCTATACTGTTGGATTACCTGCAAACAATGTTAATTACTGGATGCCTCTTGGCGGTTCACCTGCATTATCAGGTGGTAATTTCACAAACCCAAATTTATCAGGTTTCGAAACAACAACATTTGTCGGCGCATTCGGAAATACTAACTGGACAGCCGGCTGGGCAAACTTTAATCCAAAAAACTATTCTCCTGCACCGGTTGGGATTCAGCAGATATCAACAGAGATACCGACTGTTTTCAGAATGAATCAAAACTATCCAAATCCATTTAACCCATCAACGAAAATAAACTTCGCATTGCCGAAGTCATCATTCGTTTCTCTGAAGGTTTTTGATGTAACAGGAAGGGAAGTAGCAACATTAATCAATGGAAACCTAAACGTTGGAACGTATGAATATGATTTCAACGCATCGAAATTGAATTCCGGAATTTATTTCTATAGAATTAATGCAGAAGGTTTCACTGCAACGAAGAAGATGATGTTAATAAAATAA
- a CDS encoding TonB-dependent receptor — MKRVLITILLTFSVFSFAELSAQTIKGKVTDAVNSEPLVGATIRIEGTNLGAVAEVDGTYEIENISAGVYSLKVSYIGYNDKIITGVEVKGKDVVNLNISLTVDGLTTEEIVIEANTTLANEQAMLVEQKNSDKVQDGISEQQIKRAPDAAASDVLKRIIGVNIVNDKYVYVRGTSDRYSLTTLNGVQLPSTETEKKSFSFDLFPSNLLENIIVSKSYTPDQPGNFSGGLVQISTKDFPDQFSLNYNMGMGLTDNTTNQNFLTYNAGQHKFLFFNTGLDDGGRQLPSQFPEDRLINTTYSAEQLSDYSKLFRNNWAQNNRQAPLNANMQIAVGNNFDVGNNPLGFYAAYSYRTGFLNQDVSRSLYNNDLSTLESFDGRNSEFSVLNGGILNFSYKLGSNNKIGLKTTYTINSEDITTFLEGSKLLTSEDNKDFRLYQTKFSERQLFSSILSGDHFIEKLGKLSVKWNASYNVGKKSEPDVKTMTYERLSGTEDEYNARMGSVADSDGGGRLFMELKDILRNASLDFSLPFVKVMGQQSKLKFGLYGASTSRNFDARNFAPKLNGFYTYIPYLSLDQIFAENNIGPDRINYEELTRESDKYSAGEENFAGYLMVDVPMNKLRVIGGLRYEYNRQQVSTLGRINEPIKADLLNRDILPSLNVVYSLTENMNIRGSASQTVSRPELREIAPFGYVDYITGLKTSGNPNIQRSLVNNYDVRYEYYPNAGEIFSASLFYKSYSSPIEEIYSPGQNNPEKTFDNARGGAYNYGIELEVRKKLNFISKVFSDFTINANISLIQSSVNLENLQTVSTEKTRRMQGQSPYTINLGLFYDNYDLGTSVNLLYNKFGSRISEVGNNGFNDIYEDGNDVIDFSVSKRLFERFEVKFTVKDLLNQEKIYTQDISGIEKIVRKYESGTRFALTLGYKL; from the coding sequence ATGAAAAGGGTATTAATTACAATTTTACTAACATTTAGTGTCTTTTCTTTCGCGGAGTTGTCTGCACAGACAATAAAAGGAAAAGTAACAGATGCCGTAAATTCAGAGCCGCTTGTAGGAGCGACGATTAGAATAGAGGGTACCAACCTTGGGGCAGTTGCAGAGGTTGACGGTACTTATGAAATAGAAAATATTTCTGCAGGGGTCTACAGCCTTAAAGTATCCTACATAGGATATAACGACAAAATTATTACAGGTGTTGAAGTTAAAGGGAAAGATGTTGTTAATCTTAATATTTCTTTAACTGTTGACGGACTCACGACAGAGGAAATAGTAATAGAGGCAAACACAACGCTTGCTAACGAACAGGCAATGCTTGTCGAACAGAAGAACTCGGATAAAGTACAGGACGGAATTTCTGAGCAGCAGATTAAAAGAGCTCCTGATGCGGCAGCGTCTGATGTGTTGAAAAGGATTATTGGAGTTAATATAGTGAACGATAAATATGTTTATGTAAGGGGTACATCAGACAGGTACAGTTTAACAACGCTGAACGGAGTTCAGCTTCCAAGTACGGAAACCGAAAAGAAATCATTTTCTTTTGATCTGTTTCCTTCCAATCTGCTTGAAAATATAATCGTTTCAAAATCATATACCCCCGATCAACCGGGTAATTTCTCCGGCGGACTTGTGCAAATTTCAACTAAAGATTTTCCCGACCAATTTTCTTTAAACTACAATATGGGTATGGGATTAACCGACAATACCACAAACCAAAATTTCCTAACCTATAACGCCGGCCAGCACAAGTTTCTTTTCTTTAACACAGGGTTAGATGACGGCGGAAGACAGCTGCCATCACAGTTTCCCGAGGACAGATTAATTAATACGACTTATTCAGCAGAGCAGCTATCTGATTATTCGAAGCTCTTCAGAAACAACTGGGCACAAAATAACAGACAAGCACCACTAAACGCAAATATGCAGATAGCTGTCGGCAATAATTTTGATGTAGGCAACAATCCTCTTGGGTTTTATGCAGCCTACTCATACAGAACAGGGTTTTTAAATCAGGATGTGAGCAGATCGCTATACAATAATGACCTCTCGACGCTTGAATCATTTGACGGAAGAAACTCCGAATTTTCTGTCCTTAACGGCGGGATACTAAATTTCAGTTATAAACTCGGCAGCAACAATAAAATTGGTTTAAAGACTACTTACACTATTAATTCTGAAGATATAACAACTTTCTTAGAGGGGTCAAAGTTACTTACATCTGAAGACAATAAGGATTTCAGGCTTTATCAAACAAAGTTTTCAGAGAGGCAATTATTTTCATCTATACTTTCGGGAGACCACTTCATAGAAAAACTCGGCAAACTAAGCGTGAAATGGAACGCCTCATACAATGTGGGAAAGAAGAGCGAGCCGGACGTAAAGACAATGACGTATGAAAGATTATCAGGAACGGAAGATGAATATAATGCACGAATGGGTTCTGTTGCTGATTCAGACGGAGGGGGCAGATTATTTATGGAATTAAAAGACATTTTAAGGAATGCATCCCTGGATTTCTCACTACCTTTCGTCAAAGTAATGGGCCAGCAGTCAAAACTAAAGTTTGGTCTATATGGAGCCAGCACATCAAGAAACTTTGATGCAAGGAATTTTGCTCCAAAGCTTAATGGTTTCTACACATATATACCTTACCTATCTTTAGACCAGATATTTGCAGAAAACAATATTGGTCCTGACAGGATTAACTATGAAGAACTAACAAGAGAATCAGATAAATATTCAGCGGGAGAAGAAAATTTCGCCGGATATCTTATGGTTGATGTACCGATGAATAAACTAAGAGTTATCGGCGGATTGCGATACGAATATAACAGACAGCAAGTATCAACACTTGGAAGAATCAACGAACCGATAAAAGCAGACCTGTTAAACAGAGATATACTCCCATCATTGAATGTAGTTTATTCACTGACAGAAAACATGAATATAAGGGGCTCGGCATCGCAGACAGTATCAAGACCGGAGTTGAGAGAAATAGCACCGTTTGGATACGTTGATTATATTACCGGTTTAAAAACTTCAGGTAACCCGAACATTCAAAGAAGTTTAGTAAACAACTATGACGTACGTTATGAATATTACCCTAATGCAGGAGAAATATTCTCCGCAAGTTTATTCTATAAGAGTTACAGCTCACCTATTGAGGAAATATATTCACCCGGTCAGAACAATCCTGAGAAGACATTTGACAATGCAAGAGGTGGTGCATACAATTATGGAATAGAGCTGGAAGTAAGAAAAAAGCTTAACTTTATAAGCAAAGTTTTTTCAGACTTTACTATTAATGCAAATATATCTTTAATACAATCATCTGTAAACCTTGAGAATTTGCAGACAGTATCAACGGAGAAGACACGCAGAATGCAGGGGCAATCACCATATACAATCAACCTTGGGTTGTTCTACGATAACTATGATCTTGGAACGAGTGTAAACCTGCTTTACAATAAGTTCGGAAGCAGAATATCTGAAGTTGGTAATAACGGGTTCAATGATATTTATGAAGACGGAAATGATGTAATAGACTTTTCAGTATCGAAAAGACTATTTGAAAGATTCGAAGTTAAATTTACGGTAAAAGATTTACTGAATCAGGAAAAAATATATACACAGGATATATCGGGAATTGAAAAGATTGTAAGGAAATATGAATCAGGAACAAGATTTGCTTTAACACTTGGATATAAACTTTAA
- the pstS gene encoding phosphate ABC transporter substrate-binding protein PstS: MKYLAILMLVFSFLAASCGNREEGGSPQINGAGATFPFPLYSKWFDEYSKINKDAKFNYQSIGSGGGIKQVTEGTVDFGATDAPMTSEEKVNAETKSGTKIHHIPTVLGAVVMTYNVPCLEKLNLTGENIADIYLGKIKKWNDPKIVKENQGASLPDKDISVVYRTDGSGTTYIFTDYLSSVSPEAKEKIGLSKTAKFEFGQGGKGNEGVTGVVKQLEYSIGYVELIYALQNKLKYANIMNSEGEFISPTLESVTKAAEVSVDQMPETLTMSVINAKGKGAYPISSYTYLLVYEKHRNPAKGKLVKTFVEWALGDGQRFAKELGYAPLPDALSKKAIEKLKTLQ, translated from the coding sequence ATGAAATATCTTGCAATCTTAATGTTAGTATTCTCTTTTTTAGCTGCATCATGCGGAAATAGAGAGGAAGGCGGTTCACCTCAAATCAACGGAGCGGGAGCGACATTTCCTTTTCCGCTTTATTCAAAGTGGTTTGATGAATATTCAAAGATAAACAAGGATGCAAAGTTTAATTATCAGTCGATAGGCAGCGGCGGCGGTATTAAACAGGTGACGGAAGGTACGGTAGATTTCGGTGCGACAGATGCACCAATGACTTCGGAGGAAAAGGTTAATGCAGAAACAAAGAGCGGTACGAAGATACATCATATACCGACTGTTTTGGGTGCGGTCGTAATGACTTACAACGTTCCATGTCTTGAAAAACTAAACCTTACCGGAGAGAATATTGCCGATATTTACCTTGGTAAGATTAAGAAATGGAACGACCCGAAGATAGTAAAAGAAAACCAGGGAGCTTCTTTACCCGATAAAGATATAAGCGTGGTTTACAGAACAGACGGCAGCGGTACTACGTATATTTTTACGGATTACCTTAGCTCTGTAAGTCCTGAGGCAAAGGAAAAAATCGGATTATCAAAGACCGCAAAGTTTGAGTTCGGACAGGGCGGCAAAGGTAATGAAGGAGTAACGGGAGTTGTGAAACAGCTCGAGTATTCGATAGGTTACGTAGAGCTTATTTATGCATTACAGAACAAACTTAAGTATGCAAACATAATGAATTCTGAGGGCGAGTTTATTTCGCCAACGCTTGAGTCAGTTACAAAAGCAGCGGAAGTATCAGTTGACCAGATGCCAGAGACTCTAACTATGTCAGTAATAAACGCAAAAGGAAAAGGAGCATATCCGATTTCCAGTTACACATATCTGCTTGTTTACGAGAAGCACAGGAATCCTGCAAAAGGAAAGTTGGTAAAAACGTTTGTAGAATGGGCACTCGGAGACGGACAGAGGTTTGCAAAGGAACTTGGCTACGCTCCGCTGCCCGATGCGCTAAGCAAGAAGGCAATTGAAAAGTTAAAGACGCTGCAGTAA
- a CDS encoding DUF2203 domain-containing protein: MSKKLFYSVEEAQELLISLKPMIKKMVELKRLLDQMGFDVYKHQYYGGSGPNGTGKFPKEMDELIEIVKHISSLNVEIKSLDTGLIDFPHIRNNGEQVYLCFMHGEERIEFWHGLYSGFAGRLPLNEI, translated from the coding sequence ATGAGCAAAAAATTATTCTATTCGGTTGAAGAAGCACAGGAACTTCTTATTTCCCTGAAACCAATGATTAAAAAAATGGTCGAACTGAAAAGGTTACTCGACCAAATGGGCTTTGATGTTTACAAACATCAGTATTATGGCGGTAGCGGTCCCAACGGTACAGGTAAATTCCCGAAAGAAATGGATGAATTAATCGAAATCGTTAAACACATCTCTTCTCTTAACGTTGAAATTAAAAGTCTTGATACAGGTTTAATAGATTTTCCACATATTAGAAACAACGGCGAGCAGGTGTATCTTTGCTTCATGCACGGCGAGGAACGCATTGAATTCTGGCATGGCTTGTACAGCGGATTCGCCGGTAGATTGCCTCTTAATGAAATTTAA
- a CDS encoding proline dehydrogenase family protein codes for MNPINTILVKTLPLFPKKLVRVFANKYIAGDSIEDAVKTTQMLNSKNIMATIDVLGESIKDRDEARRSKDESLEVLDTIVKHNLNGNLSVKLTMLALAMDYDLCKSLFTEILDSAKSKNIFVRIDMEDSSVTDITIKMYKEMRAKYDNVGLVLQSYMRRTEKDVLELTEEKSNFRLCKGIYIEPEAIAFKGKQEIRDNFLKVLRIMLERNAYVGIATHDDFLTKGAEDIIKEMKLEKDKFEFQVLLGVRERLRDELVAKGYRMRSYVPFGKRWYQYSIRRFQENPNVAGQVLKALFTR; via the coding sequence ATGAATCCAATTAATACAATTTTAGTTAAAACTCTTCCCTTGTTCCCCAAAAAGCTGGTGAGAGTCTTTGCGAATAAGTACATTGCAGGCGATAGCATTGAAGACGCAGTTAAAACCACTCAGATGCTTAATTCTAAAAACATCATGGCTACTATCGACGTCCTCGGGGAAAGCATAAAAGATAGAGATGAAGCTCGCAGGTCAAAAGACGAGTCTCTTGAAGTGCTCGATACAATAGTCAAACATAATCTTAACGGCAATCTTTCCGTAAAGCTTACCATGCTTGCACTTGCTATGGATTATGACCTTTGCAAAAGTTTGTTTACTGAAATTCTTGATTCGGCTAAAAGCAAAAACATCTTTGTCCGTATTGATATGGAAGATTCATCCGTTACAGATATTACCATAAAGATGTACAAAGAAATGCGTGCAAAGTATGACAACGTTGGACTCGTGCTTCAGTCATACATGAGAAGAACGGAAAAAGACGTTCTCGAACTAACCGAGGAAAAATCAAACTTCAGACTTTGCAAAGGCATCTACATCGAACCCGAAGCCATTGCCTTCAAGGGTAAACAGGAAATCAGAGACAACTTCCTGAAAGTATTAAGAATAATGCTCGAACGAAATGCCTACGTCGGTATTGCTACCCACGACGATTTTCTGACCAAAGGCGCTGAAGATATAATTAAAGAAATGAAACTCGAAAAAGACAAATTTGAGTTTCAGGTTCTTCTTGGTGTAAGAGAAAGGCTAAGAGATGAACTGGTCGCTAAAGGTTACAGAATGAGGTCTTACGTCCCTTTCGGCAAAAGATGGTACCAGTATTCAATAAGACGCTTTCAGGAAAATCCTAACGTCGCAGGCCAGGTCTTAAAAGCATTATTCACAAGATAA
- a CDS encoding RecX family transcriptional regulator has protein sequence MIITSIEEQKKKGRFNIFLDGEFAFGLYKETIYDFGLRVKDNLTEEKVRELKSYDEINFGKKAAIRFLNYKQRTEKEVHDKLKGFKLSEESIEKIMIFLKEFKFVNDENYAKLYVESKKVLRPEGRRSVRMRLAKKGINKELSEISVSENYTAEEELSKAKELYEKYRKKVRGKNEADKKQKCYRYLLSKGFSYDLIREVMKIEDAV, from the coding sequence TTGATAATAACTTCGATAGAAGAGCAGAAGAAAAAAGGCAGGTTCAACATCTTTCTGGATGGGGAGTTTGCCTTTGGTCTTTATAAAGAAACAATATATGATTTCGGACTCCGCGTAAAAGATAACCTTACAGAGGAAAAGGTGAGAGAATTAAAGAGTTACGATGAGATTAATTTCGGGAAGAAAGCAGCTATAAGGTTTTTAAACTACAAGCAGAGGACGGAGAAAGAAGTACACGACAAGTTGAAGGGCTTTAAACTTTCGGAGGAATCCATTGAAAAGATAATGATATTTTTGAAAGAGTTTAAGTTTGTAAATGACGAGAACTATGCAAAGCTTTATGTTGAAAGCAAGAAAGTATTAAGACCCGAGGGAAGAAGAAGCGTACGGATGAGACTGGCGAAAAAGGGTATAAATAAAGAGCTTTCAGAGATAAGTGTAAGCGAAAACTATACGGCGGAGGAAGAGCTTAGCAAGGCGAAGGAGTTATACGAGAAGTACAGAAAAAAGGTAAGGGGCAAGAACGAAGCAGACAAGAAGCAGAAGTGTTACAGGTATCTTTTGTCGAAGGGGTTTTCGTATGACCTTATACGTGAAGTAATGAAAATTGAGGATGCGGTGTAG
- the recA gene encoding recombinase RecA — MNDDRTMRIKSLEMAMDQIEKDHGKGSIMKLGDKPAAKIEAISSGSISLDAALGIGGVPRGRIVEIYGPESSGKTTVCLHVIAEAQKTGGLAAFIDTEHALDTNYAQKLGVDISNLLISQPEYGEQALEICETLVRSNALDVIVVDSVAALTPRAEIEGEMGDAVMGMQARLMSQALRKLTAAVSKSNVCLIFTNQLRDKIGVMFGSPETTTGGKALKFYASIRMDIRRIAAIKDGTDVIGNRTKVKVVKNKVAPPFKEVEFDIMYNEGISRIGDLIDVAVVKEIIKKGGAWFTYGENRVQGRDGLKKLLQEEPALCDKLLGEVKDILGFDNSNGNNGDVSKDKPKEEVKEKKSK; from the coding sequence ATGAATGACGACAGAACAATGAGAATTAAATCGCTTGAAATGGCGATGGATCAGATAGAGAAGGACCATGGAAAAGGTTCCATAATGAAACTTGGAGATAAGCCGGCAGCAAAGATTGAGGCAATTTCATCGGGTTCGATATCGCTTGATGCGGCGCTCGGGATAGGCGGTGTACCGCGCGGAAGGATAGTAGAAATATACGGACCAGAGTCATCGGGAAAGACGACGGTTTGTCTGCACGTAATAGCAGAGGCACAAAAGACGGGAGGGCTTGCTGCTTTTATAGATACGGAGCATGCGCTCGATACAAACTATGCACAGAAGCTTGGGGTAGATATAAGCAATCTTCTTATATCGCAGCCAGAGTACGGAGAGCAGGCGCTTGAAATATGCGAGACGCTTGTAAGAAGCAATGCGCTGGATGTTATAGTAGTTGATTCGGTTGCTGCTTTAACGCCGCGCGCTGAGATAGAGGGGGAGATGGGAGATGCTGTGATGGGAATGCAGGCACGCTTAATGTCGCAGGCATTGAGAAAGCTGACGGCGGCAGTTTCGAAGTCGAATGTCTGCCTGATATTTACGAATCAATTGAGGGACAAGATAGGTGTTATGTTCGGAAGTCCTGAAACGACGACGGGCGGCAAGGCACTGAAATTTTACGCTTCTATCAGAATGGATATACGCAGGATTGCGGCGATAAAAGACGGTACAGACGTAATAGGAAACAGGACGAAGGTGAAAGTAGTGAAGAACAAAGTGGCACCTCCGTTCAAAGAAGTCGAGTTCGACATAATGTACAACGAGGGTATTTCGAGGATAGGCGATTTGATTGATGTGGCAGTGGTGAAAGAAATTATAAAGAAAGGCGGGGCATGGTTCACGTACGGAGAAAACCGTGTTCAGGGACGCGACGGGCTTAAGAAGCTGCTTCAGGAAGAGCCGGCATTATGTGATAAACTTTTAGGAGAGGTGAAGGATATACTTGGATTCGATAACAGCAACGGAAACAACGGTGATGTTTCAAAGGATAAACCAAAAGAAGAAGTTAAAGAAAAGAAGTCGAAATAA